One window from the genome of Cricetulus griseus strain 17A/GY chromosome 2, alternate assembly CriGri-PICRH-1.0, whole genome shotgun sequence encodes:
- the Pag1 gene encoding phosphoprotein associated with glycosphingolipid-enriched microdomains 1, with the protein MGPAGSTLSSGHVQMQMVLWGSLAAVAVFFLITFLIFLCSSCDREKKPKQHGGDHENLMNVPSDKEMFSHSATSLTTDALASSEQNGVLSNGDILSEDSTLTCMQHYEEVQTSASDLLDSQDSTGKPKSHQSRELPRIPPENAVDAMLTARVVEADSGPGMEGPYEVLKDSSSQENMVEDCLYETVKEIKEVTDKGQNGKSKSTSALKELQRPHTEGKADFAEYASVDRNKKCRQSMNAESILGTSSDLEEEAPPPVPVKLLDENANLPEKGESEVEEPAPEGTSGHSKRFSSLSYKSREEDPTLTEEEISAMYSSVNKPGQSAHKPGQSPKGPEFACPSMQGPPQRSPSSCNDLYATVKDFDKSPNSISTLPPARRSSEEPEPDYEAIQTLNREEEKVPLETNGHLVPKENDYESIGDLQQCRDITRL; encoded by the exons AGAGAAGAAGCCAAAGCAACATGGTGGGGACCACGAGAACCTGATGAATGTG CCTTCGGACAAGGAGATGTTCAGCCACTCTGCAACCAGTCTGACAACAGATGCACTGGCCAGCAGTGAGCAGAATGGGGTGCTCAGCAATGGTGACA TTCTTTCAGAAGACAGCACCTTGACCTGCATGCAGCATTATGAGGAAGTTCAGACCTCAGCTTCAGATCTTCTGGACTCCCAGGACAGCACAGGAAAGCCCAAGAGTCACCAGAGCCGAGAGCTGCCCAGGATCCCCCCTGAGAATGCCGTGGACGCGATGCTCACAGCCAGGGTTGTGGAGGCGGACTCGGGGCCCGGCATGGAGGGGCCCTACGAGGTGCTCAAGGATAGCTCCTCCCAGGAGAACATGGTGGAGGACTGCCTGTACGAAACTGTAAAGGAAATCAAGGAGGTGACGGACAAAGGCCAGAATGGCAAGTCCAAATCCACTTCTGCCTTGAAGGAGCTTCAGCGGCCCCACACAGAGGGCAAAGCCGACTTTGCGGAATATGCCTCTGTGGACAGGAACAAAAAGTGCCGCCAAAGCATGAACGCGGAGAGCATTCTGGGAACTTCCAGTGACCTGGAAGAGGAAGCCCCACCACCTGTTCCGGTTAAACTTCTGGATGAGAACGCAAACCttccagagaaaggagagagcgAGGTGGAAGAGCCAGCTCCAGAGGGGACCAGTGGACACAGCAAG agatTTAGTTCCTTGTCATACAAGTCTCGGGAAGAAGACCCAACTCTTACAGAAGAGGAG ATCTCAGCGATGTATTCCTCAGTGAATAAACCCGGACAGTCAGCACACAAACCTGGACAATCTCCGAAAGGACCAGAGTTTGCCTGCCCCTCCATGCAGGGACCCCCTCAGAGGTCACCCTCTTCCTGTAATGACCTCTATGCCACTGTGAAAGACTTCGACAAATCTCCCAACAGCATCAGCACACTCCCGCCAGCAAGGAGGTCCAGCGAGGAACCCGAGCCTGACTATGAGGCCATACAGACTCtaaacagagaggaagagaaggtcCCTCTGGAGACCAATGGCCACCTTGTCCCCAAGGAGAATGACTACGAGAGCATTGGGGACTTGCAGCAATGCAGAGATATCACCAGGCTCTAG